A section of the Malania oleifera isolate guangnan ecotype guangnan chromosome 2, ASM2987363v1, whole genome shotgun sequence genome encodes:
- the LOC131148234 gene encoding uncharacterized protein LOC131148234 produces MAFNPLVIILKENKLVGPNYIDWKRNLNIVLTTKKYKCVLVKVCPQKPSEGATNEETQAYRKWIKADKILRCYILASMSNVLQRQHQSMPSTYDIMQSLKEMFGDQNCATRQAAMKELMNTIMVEGTPVRDHVLKMIGHLNELEILRAEIDGET; encoded by the coding sequence ATGGCTTTCAATCCTCTAGTtattattctcaaagaaaacaaactggttggacctaattatattgatTGGAAAAGGAACTTGAATATTGTACTGACTACAAAGAAGTACAAGTGTGTGCTTGTAAAGGTATGTCCACAGAAACCCAGTGAAGGGGCAACCAATGAGGAAACCCAAGCTTACCGAAAGTGGATTAAGGCTGATAAGATACTgcggtgttacattttggcatctatgtcgaATGTTCTGCAACGTCAACATCAGTCTATGCCTTCTACCTATGATATAATGCAGAGCCTAAAAGAAATGTTTGGGGATCAAAATTGTGCTACTAGGCAGGCTGCTATgaaggaacttatgaatactaTTATGGTAGAAGGGACCCCAGTAAGGGATCATGTTCTGAAGATGATTGGTCATCTCAATGAGTTAGAGATCCTTAGAGCTGAAATCGATGGGGAAACCTAG